AGCGTTCCCGCCAGGCACGGATTTTTCAGAAGGACGCATATTTCTCTCTCGATTTCCAGGAAAAATCAGTGAGGATAGTCACTAAATCAAAGAAATTGTATAAAGTATATCCCAAAATATTAGCTGGGAAATTTGATGATATTAATCAGGAAGACGTGGTTGATATAAGAGAGGTGAAAGCTTCATCGGATGGAAAGGATGCCCTAACTATGGAATTAGAGGCATTTTTCCAGGCGATTGAAGCTGGCTCTAATCCACTTGTGGATGGTGTAGCAGGATATAATGCCCTTGAAGTCGCCCAGAAAATTGTAGAAAAGATAAATACCTGATAAATAGGAGATATTATGAAAATTACAGAAATAAAAGAAATATATGCCCAGCAAAGCAAATTTGCTGACCAGACTATTACGATCTGCGGTTGGATAAGAACTATCCGCAGCTCGAAAACCTTCGGGTTTATTGAACTCAATGACGGTTCCTTTTTTAAGAACATCCAGATAGTGTTTGAAGATCATCTGGAAAATTATGCTCAGATCAGTAAAGTCGGTATTGCTACTTCACTGTGTATTACCGGAAAACTGGAATTAACTCCTAATGCCAAACAGCCCTTTGAGATCAAAGCTACTCAGATAGTGATTGAAGGTGAATCAGCGGGAGATTACCCGCTTCAGAAAAAGCGTCACACCTTTGAGTACCTGCGGACGATAGCTCATCTGCGTCCCCGCACAAACACATTTTTAGCTGTATTCCGAATCCGTTCTCTGGCAGCACATGCAATTCACAGCTATCTGCAGGATAATGGCTTTGTGTGTGTGCACACACCAATAATTACTGGTAGTGATTGTGAAGGTGCGGGCGAGATGTTTCGCGTTTCCACTCTGCCTGCGGTGGATCCTCCCCTCACAGAAGATGGGAAAGTGGATTATGCTCAAGACTTTTTTGGCAGAGAAACAAATCTGACAGTTAGTGGTCAACTTGCAGTAGAAGCCTATGCGATGGCATTTCGCAAAGTGTACACCTTTGGTCCCACCTTTAGAGCAGAAAATTCTAATACTGCCCGTCATGCTGCGGAATTCTGGATGGTCGAGCCGGAAATCGCCTTTGCTGACCTTAAGGATGACATGGATCTGGCTGAAGGTCTGATGAAATACATCATAAACTACATCATGGAAAAGGCTCCCGATGAATTGGAGTTTTTCAATAAGTTTGTTGATAAAGGATTATTGGAAAGATTGAAGCATCTAGTCTCCAGCAGCTTTGGGCATGTCACATATACTGAGGCAATTGATATTTTATTAAGTGCTGATCGAGAATTTAAATTTCCTGTTGAATGGGGAATAGACCTGCAGACAGAGCATGAACGCTATCTGACGGAAGAGCACTTTCAGAAGCCTGTTTTCGTAACAGATTATCCCAAGGATATCAAGGCTTTTTATATGCGGCAGAATGATGATGGCAAAACGGTTGCTGCCATGGATCTGATGGTGCCCGGAGTGGGTGAGATCATTGGAGGCAGTCAGCGTGAAGAACGTCTGGAAATGCTGAAAAAAAGGATCCAGGAGATGGGTTTAAATAAAGATGATTACTGGTGGTATATGGATTTGAGGAAATATGGCGGAACTAAACATGCAGGTTTCGGACTTGGATTTGAACGCGTTATCATGTATTTGACGGGTATGCAGAATATCCGTGACGTCATCTCTTATCCTCGAACCACTAATTCAGCAGAATTTTAATTAAATAAAAAATCCCTGACTCGTTCAGGGATTTTTTTTATAGGACCTATATTTATTCCCCTAATCAGGGCTGCTCAGATCAAGCTCCCTGCTTTTAAAGCCATATCCCATCACATCATGTACATCAGTGAGGATCATAAATGCCCCAGGGTCAATATCTTTCACCATGTCACGCATAACAGAGACCTGCCTTTTATTCATCACGCAGAAGATGATATTTTGTTCATTCCCCGTATAGCCGCCAGTTGCTTTTAGAAGTGTTACTCCCCGGTGAATGTGCTCATATATCGCTTCTTTTATCTCTACATATTTGGTGGATATCACGTAAACACCTTTCACGAATGGCAGTCCCTCAGAGGCAAGATCAGTCATCTTGGCCGAAATAAATAGATTAACATAACCCCAGATAATGATCTTAACATCCTTGAAAATAAGACCAACAGTCAAAATGATAAAGGTTTCCACGATCCAGTAGCCAGTACCTATGGAAAGCCCGGTCTTCTTCTTGATGAGAGCAACCGGGATATCAGTACCTGCGGTGGAACCTTTAAAGCGGAAGATAATTCCCAGACCAAGTCCCAGAAGAACAGAGCCGGCAATCGCAGAAAGATATATATCTGTGGGTCCCAAGATCGAGAATATCCTTTCTCCATCATAGAGGAAAGTGAATGGTGTCAAGTCACTGATTAGTCCAATTTTATTAAGATTGGCAAAACTTACTATATCAGTGAAAAAAGAAACCATCAGCATCCCATAAATGGAACGGGTACCAAAGCGTGAACCCATGAATATGAAACTTATTATAAATAAGGGAACATTAAAGAGGAGCATTGATATACCCATGGGAATATCAAAAAAATGAAATAATATCTGAGACAGACCACCTACTCCGCCCGGCACTATTTTATAGGGTGCCAGGAACCAGGAATAAGCCAGTCCTGTAAGCAGTGAACCGAACATTATACCGACTAACTGAATCAGATTTCTCTGCCATTTCTTTCTCATAATAACCTCCAATGCGGTCAGCGAAAAATTGCCCTTTATTACGTCAAGAATTTCCCCACAAGAGCGCGAGGGTGCGAAGATGAGAGGGTGTGAAAGGGTGAGAATAATTGAATCAGTCATAGGCTGACAGGATGTAAAATTGAAAATTAAGTGTAATATGTGGATTTTCAATCCATGAATCGTACTCCTTCGCTTACGCTGCATAAAGCTTCGGAGTATCTTCGATGAGTCGTGAATCGATTTTTTTTAGTCTTTCAGTCCCGCAGTCTATCAGTCGGGCAGTCCTGCAGTCGAGCAGTCCATCAGTCATGTAGTCGCACCCTTATTTTTCTTATCCGTGTTCATCCGTGCAATCCGTGGCTAAAATCTTCATTACATTTTCTGTGTTCTCTGTGACCTCTGTGGTGAATATTCTTTTCTTACATTACATTTTTCGTCTCACTTTTCATTTTTCACTAATCACCAGCACAAAGTGTGCAAATCTACTTTCCCTTGACTGATTTAGCAGTCATATTTGTCTGCGTGTGGAGGTTTCGATGGAAAAATTATTTGTAGAAATAGATGCTCATCCCGCGGGAGAGCTGGAATATACTGAAGGAATAGAAATTGAGAAGATATGCGAGGAACTCAAACTTGATTATCCAAGTTATGTGATAGCCAAGCTGGATAACGTAATACTGCCTACAGATAGTGTACCCGGTGGGGGAGTGTTGAATATCATAACCATAAATTCCACCGAGGGCAGCAGTATCAGGATGAATACAACCCTGTTTGTGATGCTGAAAGCATTTCATAATTGCTTCAATGGTCACTATAGAGTAATTGTTGAGCATTCCATAGGTGATGGTATATATTGTGAAGTGTTTGGCAGCAGGATATTCACTCCTCAGGATATAGAGAAAATGCAGGAAGAAATGGAGCGGATAATTGCCGAAGCAATTCCCATAACACGGGTCATTTTATCTTATTATGAAGCATTCCAGATATTTGCTGAACAGGGTAGAAAAGATGTACTCACTCATTTACATCCCGAAGAAAATATCATTAATGAGTGTCGGAATTTCTATGAACTTATCTACGCCCAGATAGCTAATTCCACTACTGTTGCCAGGAATTTTGCGCTCTATTATCACTCTCCGGGCTTTATCCTGCGTTATCCACGTCAAGGCGAACATCATCTCAAGCCTGAATTCCATTTCCCCAAAAAGCTGTTCTCAACTCATCAGGAGCATGATAAATGGTTAGGTATAATTAAGCTCCACATGGTGAAATCTTTGAATAGAGCAGTGAAAGATTGCACTATCAGGGAAAAGATCCAGATCGAGGAAGCGCTTCAGGAGCGCAAGCTGGTTAAGATATCTGATGAGATAATGTCAGACAGGAATCTAAAGCTGGTACTGATCGCTGGTCCCTCATCATCTGGTAAAACAACTTTCTCCAAACGGCTGGCAATTCAATTGATAGTGAATGGCATCAAGCCCCTTGCTATCAGTCTGGATGATTATTTCCTGCCTCATGACCGTACTCCCCGTAAACCGGATGGTGAATTTGATTTTGAGAATATTGAAGCAATAGATCTGGAAAGATTGAATAGAGACCTTACTGACCTGATGAGTGGCAGAGAGATAGAATTGCCCAAATATAATTTTAAAAATGGTACAT
This genomic window from Candidatus Stygibacter australis contains:
- the asnS gene encoding asparagine--tRNA ligase is translated as MKITEIKEIYAQQSKFADQTITICGWIRTIRSSKTFGFIELNDGSFFKNIQIVFEDHLENYAQISKVGIATSLCITGKLELTPNAKQPFEIKATQIVIEGESAGDYPLQKKRHTFEYLRTIAHLRPRTNTFLAVFRIRSLAAHAIHSYLQDNGFVCVHTPIITGSDCEGAGEMFRVSTLPAVDPPLTEDGKVDYAQDFFGRETNLTVSGQLAVEAYAMAFRKVYTFGPTFRAENSNTARHAAEFWMVEPEIAFADLKDDMDLAEGLMKYIINYIMEKAPDELEFFNKFVDKGLLERLKHLVSSSFGHVTYTEAIDILLSADREFKFPVEWGIDLQTEHERYLTEEHFQKPVFVTDYPKDIKAFYMRQNDDGKTVAAMDLMVPGVGEIIGGSQREERLEMLKKRIQEMGLNKDDYWWYMDLRKYGGTKHAGFGLGFERVIMYLTGMQNIRDVISYPRTTNSAEF
- a CDS encoding YitT family protein, whose protein sequence is MRKKWQRNLIQLVGIMFGSLLTGLAYSWFLAPYKIVPGGVGGLSQILFHFFDIPMGISMLLFNVPLFIISFIFMGSRFGTRSIYGMLMVSFFTDIVSFANLNKIGLISDLTPFTFLYDGERIFSILGPTDIYLSAIAGSVLLGLGLGIIFRFKGSTAGTDIPVALIKKKTGLSIGTGYWIVETFIILTVGLIFKDVKIIIWGYVNLFISAKMTDLASEGLPFVKGVYVISTKYVEIKEAIYEHIHRGVTLLKATGGYTGNEQNIIFCVMNKRQVSVMRDMVKDIDPGAFMILTDVHDVMGYGFKSRELDLSSPD
- a CDS encoding nucleoside kinase; this encodes MEKLFVEIDAHPAGELEYTEGIEIEKICEELKLDYPSYVIAKLDNVILPTDSVPGGGVLNIITINSTEGSSIRMNTTLFVMLKAFHNCFNGHYRVIVEHSIGDGIYCEVFGSRIFTPQDIEKMQEEMERIIAEAIPITRVILSYYEAFQIFAEQGRKDVLTHLHPEENIINECRNFYELIYAQIANSTTVARNFALYYHSPGFILRYPRQGEHHLKPEFHFPKKLFSTHQEHDKWLGIIKLHMVKSLNRAVKDCTIREKIQIEEALQERKLVKISDEIMSDRNLKLVLIAGPSSSGKTTFSKRLAIQLIVNGIKPLAISLDDYFLPHDRTPRKPDGEFDFENIEAIDLERLNRDLTDLMSGREIELPKYNFKNGTSRNSGTRISMGEDDLLVIEGIHGLNDMLTQSIPFQQKTKIYVSALNNLNIDEHNRISTTDCRRIRRMVRDSKFRGIDAETTLKRWDDIRIGEEKYIFPFQENADYMFNSILTYELGVLRHIARPLLESIRPTSSEHSEALRLLRILDMIAGINIELVPGNSIIREFIGGSAFNY